The following proteins are encoded in a genomic region of Candidatus Aminicenantes bacterium:
- a CDS encoding site-specific integrase, with translation MASKTGYRVRKRGDTYFVDFRLPGIQRFRRSLKTGNAEEAHSRAAAIYKRISRMVAGGSRPDLQLREAIDRYLFHGEKTRTASSLGPDRTCFRRILEWFPDNVEIRNIDRSSVLEFTSWMKKDRNYSQRTVNHHIAVAKAAINLALADKIYSGDNPFAGRGLIKQVRTRRKSYSPAQLSQILEYARNISASGGSLSRRAFHPYIYLAVNTGMRPGEILNLRWDHITPQQIEIHRPKSGQDLEVIPMLPWVWDFLQKLPRESFYVLHLGQRSTNTFRKIWIRLRTDLKLPEGSTLYQIRHSVASYLADAGVPLHLVQALLRHADWSTTQIYVNSDMDDLRRVMAVMDRFKA, from the coding sequence ATGGCATCAAAAACGGGATATCGCGTCCGCAAACGGGGAGATACCTATTTCGTAGATTTCAGACTGCCGGGGATCCAGAGATTCCGGAGATCCTTAAAGACCGGCAACGCTGAAGAGGCCCACAGTCGGGCGGCCGCGATCTACAAGCGGATCAGTCGCATGGTTGCCGGCGGATCCCGCCCGGACCTTCAACTTCGGGAGGCCATCGACCGTTACCTGTTTCATGGAGAAAAGACTCGAACCGCTTCATCCCTGGGCCCGGACCGGACCTGCTTCCGCCGCATCCTGGAATGGTTCCCGGATAACGTGGAGATCCGGAACATAGACCGATCCTCCGTCCTTGAATTTACATCCTGGATGAAAAAGGACCGAAACTACTCTCAGAGAACAGTCAATCACCATATCGCCGTAGCAAAGGCGGCGATCAACCTGGCTTTGGCTGACAAGATTTATTCTGGCGACAACCCGTTCGCGGGCCGCGGCCTGATCAAACAGGTTCGCACCCGGAGAAAATCCTATTCCCCTGCTCAACTCTCTCAAATTCTTGAATATGCCCGCAATATATCCGCCTCTGGAGGCTCCCTTTCCCGCCGCGCTTTTCATCCTTATATCTACCTTGCAGTCAACACGGGCATGAGACCAGGGGAAATCCTCAATCTCCGCTGGGATCACATAACCCCTCAGCAAATCGAGATTCACCGGCCCAAGTCCGGCCAGGACCTGGAAGTGATCCCCATGCTTCCGTGGGTGTGGGACTTCCTGCAGAAACTCCCCCGGGAATCCTTCTACGTTCTGCACCTGGGGCAAAGGTCCACCAATACGTTCCGGAAAATCTGGATCCGCCTCCGGACCGATCTTAAACTTCCGGAAGGATCCACCCTGTACCAGATCCGCCACTCAGTGGCCTCATACCTGGCAGACGCCGGCGTCCCCCTCCACCTGGTTCAGGCCTTACTCCGTCACGCCGACTGGTCCACCACTCAAATCTATGTCAATTCCGATATGGATGACTTGCGCCGGGTTATGGCGGTAATGGATCGCTTCAAGGCCTGA